TGCGGGGCCCAATGGCGATCTTCATCGAAGCGCAGGATTGGCGAAGGAATTCGCCGTTGCTCAGGGCCGCTTTAGCCGCTGCGTTGCGGGTCCGGCTGAAGGAGACGGGAGCATCGTTGAGGGAAGCGGCGCCGAAGCCTTGTGAGGCAGACATGGGAGGGGGGAGGTGAGGGGAGGAAAGGTGTTGCGGAAAGAGTTCGAATTCAGAGGCGGTGTGCTGGCGTCATGCGCGAACGCCCTGGGAGCCGCCTGCTGAACAGGAAGCAGCGTCAGTTCACGGGCGTGATGCTGGCGATCTTGCCTCCTTCGGCATGGATGCGCTTGAACTGCTCAGAGAGCTTGTCGAAGGGCACGAAGTACACCCGGTTGGAGCGGGTGTAGCGGGAGATCCGGCGCACGTTGTTAGCGCTGTACCCGGTGACTTCCACCCGGTAGGTCTTGCCTTGTTCGCCGGCACCCACACCATGGCGGGTGGGGGCGTCCTGCAGGTTCTTGGAGGGACGGAAGCTCCAGCCGGTGGCTTCGGTGGAGGAGGGGGGAACAACCGCCATCGGACGGTTCTGGTAGGCGTTGCCACCGAGCTTGCTGCTGATGCCGGAAAGATCGCCTTTCAGGCTGCTGCTGCTGTTGCCCCGCAGGAGTTGGAAGCTCCAGGTGAACTCCTGCAGGGTGGTGCAGGATTCGGTCTTCCAGCCCCGCTGGAAGGGAACGGTCCATTCGCCGAACGTGTCTTGGTAGTCGGCGCAATCCAAGAAGCTGTCGATGTCGGCTTCGTAGCCGTGGC
The Synechococcus sp. MU1617 genome window above contains:
- a CDS encoding phycobilisome linker polypeptide, with protein sequence MPFGPASLLGVERFSQESEAPLELIPGDDDAKKEQIIRAVYKQVLGNAYVMESERQLVAESQFKLGEISVRELVRRIAKSELYRDRFFDACSRYRYIELAFRHLLGRAPVDFNEMRAHAERLDSHGYEADIDSFLDCADYQDTFGEWTVPFQRGWKTESCTTLQEFTWSFQLLRGNSSSSLKGDLSGISSKLGGNAYQNRPMAVVPPSSTEATGWSFRPSKNLQDAPTRHGVGAGEQGKTYRVEVTGYSANNVRRISRYTRSNRVYFVPFDKLSEQFKRIHAEGGKIASITPVN